One bacterium genomic region harbors:
- a CDS encoding glycosyltransferase family 2 protein has translation MEVHMQKLISLVIPVYNEEENVQNLYFELREVAEKNNLNCQFVLVDDGSKDRTIEKLLEVAGTDPRLKLVCFRRNFGQTAAMQAGFDHAEGDVVITLDGDLQNDPSEIPAMIKKLDEGYDLVAGWRKNRQDKFLSRKLPSRIANKLISRITKVQLHDYGCTLKAMTADVAKNIQLYGEMHRFIPAVAAEYGVKIAEVPVNHRARVAGTSKYGISRTFRVILDLLTVKFFLSFAKRPLHMFGALGMLSSLAGGLILTWLTVQRLFMHVPLANRPILMLGVMLVLIGMQFLCFGLLAEVLIRTYHESQGKSIYAVRQIIRPGRGGTAPEEMHSRKVVNLA, from the coding sequence ATGGAAGTTCATATGCAAAAGCTGATTTCTTTAGTGATCCCTGTCTACAACGAAGAAGAAAACGTTCAAAATTTATACTTCGAACTACGCGAAGTCGCAGAGAAAAATAACCTCAACTGCCAATTTGTTTTAGTTGATGACGGTTCAAAAGATCGCACCATCGAGAAACTCCTTGAAGTCGCAGGCACTGACCCACGCTTAAAACTTGTTTGCTTCCGCCGCAACTTTGGTCAAACAGCAGCCATGCAAGCTGGCTTCGACCACGCCGAAGGAGATGTAGTGATTACTCTCGATGGCGACTTGCAAAACGATCCATCCGAAATCCCAGCAATGATTAAAAAACTTGATGAAGGCTACGACCTCGTTGCCGGCTGGAGAAAAAATCGCCAAGACAAATTCCTTAGCCGTAAATTACCTTCACGCATCGCCAACAAGCTGATTTCGCGTATTACTAAAGTTCAACTTCATGACTACGGTTGCACTCTCAAGGCGATGACAGCTGATGTTGCAAAAAACATTCAGCTCTACGGCGAAATGCATCGCTTTATTCCAGCCGTCGCTGCTGAATATGGAGTAAAAATCGCGGAAGTGCCCGTCAATCACCGTGCACGCGTTGCCGGCACATCGAAGTATGGAATTTCACGCACCTTTCGCGTGATTTTAGACCTCTTAACAGTTAAGTTCTTCCTTTCTTTTGCTAAACGCCCACTGCACATGTTTGGTGCTTTAGGAATGCTAAGCAGCCTAGCTGGTGGGCTAATCCTGACCTGGCTCACTGTGCAACGCTTGTTTATGCATGTGCCACTTGCGAACCGACCAATCTTAATGCTTGGCGTGATGCTGGTCTTAATCGGCATGCAGTTTTTGTGCTTCGGATTACTGGCCGAAGTTTTGATTCGCACCTATCATGAATCTCAAGGCAAAAGTATTTATGCTGTGCGTCAAATTATTCGCCCAGGGCGCGGCGGAACAGCGCCTGAGGAAATGCACTCGCGGAAAGTCGTTAATCTCGCTTAA